A stretch of the Aegilops tauschii subsp. strangulata cultivar AL8/78 chromosome 4, Aet v6.0, whole genome shotgun sequence genome encodes the following:
- the LOC109742956 gene encoding benzyl alcohol O-benzoyltransferase-like, producing MADAEAVHVSRLAINRRAVAFGCQIPAGYYGNAFAFVVARCAAGELGGHGLGYAVELIRDAKARVTYEYMRSAADVMVQEGRPVSARKRTFGVSDVRHAGFDEAEFGWGKPVYAGVITDAHRGGATFLMRGKNERGEDETFIGIYLPGDCTARYRMEVEALTAAAATAKNMQLHMEEASSAPLALRARY from the exons ATGGCGGACGCGGAGGCGGTGCACG TGAGTAGGCTAGCCATCAACAGGCGCGCGGTCGCGTTCGGCTGCCAAATCCCCGCTGGCTACTACGGCAACGCATTCGCCTTCGTGGTGGCGCGCTGCGCCGCCGGGGAGCTGGGCGGTCATGGGCTGGGCTACGCGGTGGAGCTGATCAGGGATGCCAAGGCGAGGGTGACGTACGAGTACATGCGGTCGGCGGCGGACGTGATGGTGCAGGAGGGCCGCCCTGTGAGCGCGAGGAAGCGCACCTTCGGCGTGTCGGACGTCAGGCATGCCGGGTTCGACGAGGCCGAGTTCGGGTGGGGAAAGCCAGTCTACGCCGGCGTCATCACGGACGCTCACCGCGGCGGCGCCACCTTCCTCATGCGGGGCAAGAACGAGAGGGGAGAGGACGAGACGTTCATCGGCATCTACCTCCCGGGAGACTGCACGGCAAGGTATCGGATGGAGGTGGAGGCACTCACCGCTGCCGCGGCCACCGCAAAGAATATGCAACTGCACATGGAAGAAGCGTCTTCAGCTCCTCTTGCCTTGCGTGCACGCTATTAA
- the LOC109742958 gene encoding benzyl alcohol O-benzoyltransferase-like, whose amino-acid sequence MIHLYRGDPSKRFIDPAAAVRSALAEALVHYYPLAGRLRAEAGRKLVVDCAGQGIVFAEADADIAVDDLGDVRYPPFPRSEKFTYDDHVYRAPPAGVPLSLPAIIDQPLMFVQVTRLKCGGFTVSQQNAHCICDGPGLAQFWKAVGELARGAGTPSVPPVWAREIFNARQPPRPSFAHHEYREPADGRDRFESTPPDAMARVQFSFGPDAIAALRGRLAPGAAWASQLDLVVACVWRSRTAALAYAPGDEVRLRMPVNARGRRC is encoded by the coding sequence ATGATCCATCTCTACCGAGGCGACCCTTCCAAGCGATTCATTGacccggcggcggcggtgcgatCCGCGCTGGCGGAGGCGCTGGTGCACTACTACCCGCTGGCCGGCCGGCTGCGCGCGGAGGCCGGCCGGAAGCTGGTTGTGGACTGCGCCGGGCAGGGCATCGTGTTCGCGGAGGCGGACGCCGACATCGCCGTCGACGATCTCGGTGACGTGCGGTACCCGCCGTTCCCGCGCTCCGAGAAGTTCACCTACGACGATCACGTCTACAGGGCGCCCCCGGCCGGCGTGCCGCTATCCCTGCCGGCAATCATCGACCAGCCCTTGATGTTTGTCCAGGTGACACGGCTCAAGTGCGGAGGCTTCACCGTGTCCCAGCAGAACGCTCACTGCATCTGCGACGGCCCCGGCCTGGCGCAGTTCTGGAAGGCAGTCGGCGAgctcgcccgcggcgccggcacGCCGTCCGTGCCGCCCGTCTGGGCCAGGGAGATCTTCAACGCGCGGCAGCCACCGCGCCCTTCCTTCGCTCATCACGAGTACAGGGAGCCAGCAGACGGGCGCGACCGGTTCGAGTCCACGCCACCGGACGCCATGGCGCGCGTCCAGTTCTCCTTCGGGCCTGACGCGATCGCCGCGCTGCGCGGCCGGCTCGCGCCGGGAGCGGCATGGGCGTCCCAGTTGGACCTGGTAGTGGCCTGCGTGTGGCGGAGCCGCACGGCGGCGCTTGCCTACGCGCCCGGGGACGAGGTGCGGCTGAGGATGCCGGTGAACGCGCGCGGCCGGCGCTGTTAG